CCCTGCAAGACCAATCCAATGGGCGTGAAGGGGGCGGGCGAGGCCGGCGCGATCGGCTCCTGTCCGGCCGTCGTCAACGCCATCGTCGACGCGCTCTGGCGCGAATACAAGATCGACCACATCGACATGCCGGCAACCCCGGAGCGGGTGTGGATCGCCATCAACGAACACCATCGCCGTCACAGCCTCTAGGCCAAGTTCCCCGCGCGCACGGGAAATAAAAGCGCCGCGCGGGGTTCTACCCATGATGGGTCCAGGCTTCTCCCGAAGCCCGTGAAGTCTCATTCCCTGACCGTATCGAGAGCCGGAGAAACGAACCAATGAAACGGACGATGATTGTCGCGGGCGTCCTAGTGTTGGGCGCGGGCGCCGTAATGGCGCAACAGGAGATTGCCGTCCAGCAGGACAATCTGATGCGATCGATCGCCAAGAATCAGTATGGCGTCATCCAGAAGATGACCAAGGGCGATATCCCCTTCGACAAGAAGGCGGTCGATGAGGCCATCGCCGGTATCGAGGCCGATGTTGCCAAGATCGCCAAGACCTTCGAGATCAATCCCAAGCAGGACGTGGTGAACGCGACCTACGGCAGCTCGCAAAAGGTCTGGCAAAACAAGGCCGATTTCGACTCCAAGATTCCGCCAGTGCAGAAAGCCATTGCCGACGTCAAAGGCAAGATTACCGACGTTGCGAGCTTGAAAGCGGCCTATACCACGATCAACGATCGCTGCAACGATTGCCACGAAACCTATCGCGTGAAGTTGAAATAGCTGGGCACAGTGTCCGTCGGCGGAGCGAAATCCCGGGTCTATCCCGGCTGATGGCCGTCCCGGATTGCGTTTCGCGCCATTCGAGCTACGAGCAAGAGAGGGCGGTTGCGAGAGCAGCCGCCCTCTTTGCATCGTGGCTCAGCATCAGGAAATTCTGGTCGCAAGGCCTGACGGATCGCCTTGAGAGCGGTTATCTTCAATGCCAGCCGCTGCGGCATCAACGTGAGCTGTTGGATACAGGCGTATCTCGCGCCTGACTGCGTCATGACACCATGAGTTCCAACGCCCGGCGAGCACCTGAAGAACAGCGAGGCAGGCCATGGTAAAACCGTTCCCGTCGAAGACCCACATCGGCAACCATATGCTGCATCCGGAAACCCTGATGCTGACCTATGGCTATGACCCGCAATTGTCCGAAGGCGCCATCAAGCCGCCGGTGTTCCTGACCTCCACCTTCGTGTTCAAGACGGCTGATGACGGACAGGACTTCTTCGATTTCGTCGCCGGCCGGCGCGAGCCGCCGGAAGGGATGGGCGCGGGCCTGGTCTATTCGCGCTTCAATCATCCCAACAGCGAGATCGTCGAGGACAGGCTTTCGATCTACGAGCGTACCGAGAGCTGCGCGCTGTTCTCATCGGGCATGGCGGCCATCGCGACCACCATCCTCGCCTTCGTCCGCCCCGGCGACGTCATCCTGCACTCCCAGCCGCTCTATGGCGGGACGGAAACGCTGCTGACGAACACGCTGGCGCGTCTGTCGATCGGCGCCGTCGGCTTCGCCGACGGGATCGACGAGGCGGCGGTCAAGCAGGCCGCGGAAGAGGCCATGGCCAAAGGCCGTGTATCGATGATCCTGATCGAGACTCCGGCCAATCCGACCAATGGCCTGGTCGACATCGCCATGATCCGCCGTGTCGCCGATTCCATCGGAAAGGCGCAAGGCAACACACCGATCATCGCCTGCGACAACACGCTGCTCGGGCCGGTGTTTCAGCGGCCGATCGAGCACGGCGCTGATATTTCGCTGTATTCGCTGACGAAATATGTCGGCGGTCATTCCGATCTGATCGCGGGTGCCGCGCTCGGTTCGAAGGCGATCATGAAGGGCATCAAGGCGCTGCGCGGCGCCATCGGCACCCAGCTCGATCCGCATTCCTGCTGGATGATCAATCGCTCCCTCGAGACACTGAGCCTGCGCATGGAGAAGGCCAACGGCAATGCGCGCCTCGTTGCGGACTTCTTGCGCGATCATCCCAAGGTCGCCAAGGTCCACTATCTCGGTCATCACGAGGCGTCGTCGCCGGCCGGGCTTGCATTCGCGCGGCAGTGCCTGGGGGCGGGATCCACCTTTTCGTTCGACATCGTCGGCGGCAAGGAGGCAGCCGTCAAATTTCTCAACGCGCTGCAGATCCTCAAGCTGGCGGTGAGTCTCGGTGGCACCGAGTCGCTTGCGAGCCTGCCTGCAACCATGACCCATTCCGGCGTTCCCGCCGACATCCGCCGGAAGATCGGCGTGCTCGATTCCACGATCCGTCTGTCGATCGGCATCGAGAACCCGTCGGACCTGATCGCCGATCTCACGCAGGCGCTGAATGCGGCTTAGGACACCGTCGGAATCGAAAAGGCCGGACACCCCTCCGGCGTCCGGCCTTCGCGCGACGCAGCAGCGTTGAGGCCTACTTCATGACCTGACCGCGGATCTCGCCGCCCGGATTGGCCGCGGTGTGGATGTTGATGTAGAGCTTGCCGCCGAGCAGATCTGCGGCTTGCGCGTCGGTGAGCGTCGCTTCGCCCTTGACGGGGCTCGAAGCCGCGTTGGGGATGGGGACGGCAACGCCGGCGTTCTTGCCGGCTTCGGCGGGCCCATGGAAATGCGCGGCCGTGGCGGGGCCGGACAGTCCTGAATAGGTGACGGTCCAGGACAACTTCTTGCTGGCGGCGTCATAGTCCAGATCGGCGGTTCCGGTGGCGCTAGTGGTCGTTGCCGGCACCTCGGACTTGCCGTCGAGCGTTGCCTTCAGTTTCTCCGCGCTGGCCGGGACGGCGAACGCAACGGCAGCTCCAAGTGCCAGTGTGGCAAAAAAGGCTTTGGTCATGGGTCTCTCCCTGTTGAGGCCTGATTGCTCTTCAAACAGTGCGGCATGCGGTTTATTCCGGCATTACAGCCGGACCGCCTAAAATATTCGTGGTTGGATCGGGCGTGGCATGACCCTTAAGTTCGCGCTTTCACGATGGAATGATCGAATGCTGCGACGAACGCTTCTTGCCGCCCTGATCGCCGCTGCCGCGGCGTTCGCCCTCTATTGGTGGGCGACCGCCCCGGCCGCGCTGGCCTTGCCGGCGCCGACCCGTAGCCCCGATCTCGCCAACGGGCAGGAACTGTTCAACGCCGGCGGCTGCTCGTCCTGTCATGCCACCCCCAATCAGCCCGATCGCCTGCGGCTCGGCGGCGGGCTGGCGCTGGGTTCGCCGTTCGGAACGTTCTACGCCCCCAACATTTCCCCCGATCCGGCCGACGGAATCGGCCGCTGGAGCGAGGCCAATTTCGTCAACGCCGTGATGCGCGGCATCTCGCCCGCGGGCACGCACTATTTCCCCGCATTTCCCTACACGTCCTATCATCTCGCCAGCACCGACGACGTCCGCGATCTCTTTGCCTACCTGAAGACGCTTCCATCGGTGTCCGGCAGA
The nucleotide sequence above comes from Bradyrhizobium sp. NDS-1. Encoded proteins:
- a CDS encoding cystathionine gamma-synthase family protein; the protein is MVKPFPSKTHIGNHMLHPETLMLTYGYDPQLSEGAIKPPVFLTSTFVFKTADDGQDFFDFVAGRREPPEGMGAGLVYSRFNHPNSEIVEDRLSIYERTESCALFSSGMAAIATTILAFVRPGDVILHSQPLYGGTETLLTNTLARLSIGAVGFADGIDEAAVKQAAEEAMAKGRVSMILIETPANPTNGLVDIAMIRRVADSIGKAQGNTPIIACDNTLLGPVFQRPIEHGADISLYSLTKYVGGHSDLIAGAALGSKAIMKGIKALRGAIGTQLDPHSCWMINRSLETLSLRMEKANGNARLVADFLRDHPKVAKVHYLGHHEASSPAGLAFARQCLGAGSTFSFDIVGGKEAAVKFLNALQILKLAVSLGGTESLASLPATMTHSGVPADIRRKIGVLDSTIRLSIGIENPSDLIADLTQALNAA
- a CDS encoding cytochrome c, with protein sequence MKRTMIVAGVLVLGAGAVMAQQEIAVQQDNLMRSIAKNQYGVIQKMTKGDIPFDKKAVDEAIAGIEADVAKIAKTFEINPKQDVVNATYGSSQKVWQNKADFDSKIPPVQKAIADVKGKITDVASLKAAYTTINDRCNDCHETYRVKLK
- a CDS encoding CHRD domain-containing protein, whose amino-acid sequence is MTKAFFATLALGAAVAFAVPASAEKLKATLDGKSEVPATTTSATGTADLDYDAASKKLSWTVTYSGLSGPATAAHFHGPAEAGKNAGVAVPIPNAASSPVKGEATLTDAQAADLLGGKLYINIHTAANPGGEIRGQVMK